A single region of the Nitrosomonas sp. Is79A3 genome encodes:
- the cphA gene encoding cyanophycin synthetase has protein sequence MKVLRIRALRGPNLWSQHTSIEATIVCNGSENNIDAIPGFEARLREHFPEIALLQPAGHHEAVTIAHVLEFATLGLQVQAGCPITFSRTVLTPDADTYRVIVGYTEEKIGKLAFELAQTLCIAAIEDTAFDVTDAIHRLRELNENIRLGPSTGAIVQAAVARGIPFRRLTEGSLVQFGWGSKQRRIQASESDMTSAVAEAIVQDKELTKTLLHAAGIPVPLGREVENVEDAWIAACEIGIPVVIKPKDSNQGKGVTVNLVSAEQVKTAYMIAAEISDNVLVERYIPGHDYRMLVVGNKLVAAARRDPPQVIGDGVHSIYELVEQINRDPMRGEGHVTSLTKIHLDEISIAHLAAQGLTAESIPVKGMRVVLRNNANLSTGGTATDVTDDVHPELAARVVAAAKVVGLDICGVDVVCDNVMNSLEDQGGGVIEINAAPGLRMHLQPSFGKARAVGEAIIDYMFPHGQDARIPVIAVTGTNGKTTTTRLIANILEKDNKCVGITCTDGVYVDEQCIDTGDCSGPKSARNILFHPDIDAAVLETARGGLLREGLGFDRCHVAVVTNIGMGDHLGMAYVNTAEELAAVKRIVVQNVTPGTGFAVLNAADPLVASMADYCPGSVIFFARDNHHPVLAMHHAQHKRVIYVKDGYIVATGESNEYRIPLNEIPLTKNGSINFQIENVMAAVGAGWALGLDWAVIYAGVAGFLSNIQTAPGRFNLFNYRNATLIADYGHNPDAIQALVSAIDNIPSKKRSVVISAAGDRRDEDIREQTRILGDAFDEVVLYQDQCQRGRADGEVLTLLREGLGNARRTQKISEIIGEAIAIDAALSNLQDGELCLILVDQVEQSLGQINNRIALG, from the coding sequence ATGAAAGTTTTGCGTATTCGAGCACTGCGCGGACCAAATTTATGGAGTCAGCACACCTCTATTGAAGCTACTATCGTTTGCAATGGATCCGAAAATAATATTGATGCCATCCCTGGGTTTGAAGCACGATTACGTGAACATTTCCCTGAGATTGCTTTACTTCAACCTGCTGGTCATCATGAAGCTGTCACGATAGCGCACGTACTTGAATTTGCCACACTCGGTTTACAAGTTCAAGCAGGTTGCCCGATAACCTTTAGCCGTACCGTTTTAACTCCAGATGCCGATACCTATCGCGTCATAGTCGGTTACACTGAAGAAAAAATTGGCAAACTTGCTTTTGAGCTGGCGCAAACTTTGTGTATTGCAGCCATTGAAGATACTGCTTTTGATGTAACCGATGCTATACATCGTTTACGTGAGCTCAACGAAAATATACGCTTAGGACCGAGCACGGGTGCTATTGTTCAAGCTGCTGTCGCTCGCGGTATTCCGTTTCGCCGCTTAACAGAAGGCAGTTTGGTGCAATTTGGTTGGGGTAGTAAGCAGCGTCGTATTCAAGCATCTGAAAGCGACATGACCAGTGCTGTTGCGGAAGCAATCGTTCAGGATAAGGAATTGACCAAAACTTTGTTGCATGCAGCAGGTATACCAGTTCCTCTCGGCCGAGAGGTAGAGAACGTTGAAGATGCTTGGATAGCAGCTTGCGAAATAGGTATTCCAGTTGTAATAAAACCAAAAGACAGCAATCAAGGTAAAGGCGTAACAGTTAATCTTGTTAGCGCAGAACAAGTAAAAACAGCTTATATGATCGCCGCTGAAATCAGTGATAATGTCCTGGTAGAACGTTATATTCCCGGACATGATTATCGCATGCTAGTCGTAGGCAACAAGCTGGTCGCTGCTGCGCGCCGTGATCCTCCACAAGTTATTGGTGATGGCGTACATAGCATTTATGAATTGGTGGAGCAAATTAATCGCGATCCAATGCGTGGAGAAGGGCACGTCACTTCACTAACTAAAATTCATCTGGATGAGATTTCTATAGCTCATCTGGCAGCGCAGGGATTAACGGCCGAATCGATTCCGGTCAAAGGAATGCGCGTTGTGTTACGCAACAATGCCAACTTATCAACAGGCGGTACCGCCACTGATGTGACCGATGATGTCCATCCTGAGTTGGCGGCGCGTGTGGTTGCAGCTGCAAAAGTTGTCGGTTTGGATATTTGCGGCGTTGATGTTGTTTGCGACAATGTCATGAATTCATTGGAAGATCAAGGTGGTGGAGTTATCGAAATTAATGCGGCGCCTGGCTTGCGCATGCACTTGCAACCTTCTTTTGGTAAAGCACGCGCCGTTGGTGAAGCAATCATCGATTACATGTTTCCTCATGGACAGGATGCTCGAATTCCGGTGATCGCAGTAACGGGAACCAACGGCAAAACGACAACAACGCGCCTGATTGCCAATATTTTAGAAAAAGATAATAAATGTGTGGGCATTACGTGTACAGATGGTGTATACGTCGATGAACAGTGTATTGATACTGGAGATTGTAGCGGTCCAAAAAGTGCGAGAAACATTCTTTTTCACCCTGATATCGATGCAGCAGTCTTAGAAACTGCGCGTGGCGGATTATTACGCGAAGGCTTGGGATTTGATCGCTGCCACGTTGCTGTTGTAACCAATATTGGTATGGGCGATCATCTTGGCATGGCATATGTCAACACTGCGGAAGAACTGGCCGCAGTTAAACGCATCGTTGTACAGAATGTAACACCCGGTACCGGTTTTGCTGTGCTCAATGCCGCTGACCCACTCGTCGCCAGTATGGCTGATTATTGTCCTGGTTCAGTGATTTTCTTTGCGCGTGATAACCATCATCCTGTGCTTGCAATGCACCATGCACAGCATAAACGTGTGATCTATGTAAAAGATGGGTATATCGTCGCTACAGGAGAAAGTAATGAATACCGGATACCCTTGAACGAAATTCCACTGACAAAGAATGGCAGCATCAACTTTCAAATAGAAAATGTGATGGCTGCTGTTGGGGCCGGTTGGGCACTTGGATTGGATTGGGCGGTTATCTATGCCGGTGTAGCCGGTTTTCTAAGCAATATACAGACCGCGCCAGGCCGCTTTAACCTTTTCAATTACCGCAACGCTACATTGATCGCTGATTACGGACACAATCCTGATGCGATACAGGCACTTGTAAGCGCCATTGACAATATTCCATCAAAGAAGCGCTCAGTAGTTATTAGTGCAGCTGGGGACCGGCGTGATGAAGATATCCGTGAACAGACAAGAATTCTTGGTGATGCATTTGATGAAGTAGTACTTTATCAAGATCAATGTCAGCGCGGTCGCGCAGATGGAGAGGTACTGACATTATTGCGTGAAGGTTTGGGTAATGCCAGACGTACTCAAAAAATAAGTGAAATAATTGGAGAGGCAATTGCAATTGATGCGGCGCTATCCAATTTGCAGGATGGTGAATTATGTCTTATTTTGGTTGATCAAGTTGAGCAGTCACTTGGGCAAATTAATAATCGTATAGCATTAGGTTGA
- the cphA gene encoding cyanophycin synthetase — protein MSDCSKLNCNSAKDIELLEIKHLNGPNIWTYYPALEATVDIGELEDFPSDTIPGFYERLSEWLPSLIEHRCSYEERGGFLRRVKEGTWPCHILEHVTLELQNLAGMRGGFGRARETSVRGVYKVALSAWHAEITRSALYAARELVLAAMNFQQSHSPSYDVEGTIRHLRDLVDSLWLGPSTACIVDAAVARNIPATRLLTKGNLVQLGYGARSRHIWTAETDRTPAIAESISRDKDLTKALLQSCGVPVPEGRIVDSAEAAWEVANDIGMPVVVKPCDGNHGRGVFIELSSREEIESAYHMALKEGTEVLVERYIAGIEHRLLIVGGRLIAATQGDSVSVIGDGASTIAELIESQINSDPRRGSTEDHPLNLIRLDNAAQMEIAHQGYHSDSIVPSGIKVLIQRNGNHAFDVTDQVHPSTASIASLAARIIGLDIAGIDLVTSDISRPLSAQNGAIVEVNAGPSLLMHIKPAVGKPRPVGKAIVDHLFPNQDNGRIPIVGITGSYGKTAVAYLVARLLILSGKQTGLACSNGLYQDYRQIDKNNSANWAAANRTLMNPTVEAAVLENGFEAILNEGLVYDSCQIGVITNVDPACHFGRYGIETLKQVFTVLRTQVDVVTPTAAAIDDVEEDVKLPIGAAVLNAKEEMLVEISELCHGEVIFFSISPDLPAITQHRINGTGPKQGKRAVIVRNNTIMLVTGSDELPLVRLMEIPAASGEHSTHEIENVLAAIGAAWALGIDPDLIRIGIETFGFSQEKYKSEYQNLPIGLQTQGIKL, from the coding sequence ATGTCCGACTGCTCAAAACTAAATTGCAATAGTGCTAAAGATATTGAGCTTCTTGAAATCAAGCACTTGAATGGTCCAAATATTTGGACGTATTACCCTGCTCTCGAGGCAACGGTTGATATTGGCGAACTTGAAGATTTTCCTTCTGATACGATTCCAGGCTTTTATGAGCGATTGTCTGAATGGCTTCCGTCACTGATCGAACACCGCTGCAGTTATGAAGAACGCGGCGGTTTTTTACGCCGTGTAAAGGAAGGTACGTGGCCATGCCATATTCTTGAACATGTAACATTGGAACTGCAAAATCTGGCTGGAATGCGCGGCGGTTTTGGCAGAGCCCGTGAAACCTCAGTACGCGGTGTATATAAGGTTGCATTAAGTGCCTGGCATGCAGAAATTACACGATCTGCTTTGTATGCTGCGCGTGAATTAGTACTGGCAGCAATGAACTTCCAGCAATCTCACAGCCCATCGTATGATGTTGAAGGTACCATCAGACATCTTCGGGATTTGGTTGATTCACTCTGGCTTGGTCCTTCTACAGCTTGTATTGTAGATGCTGCTGTCGCACGCAATATTCCTGCCACCCGGCTCCTTACCAAGGGAAATCTTGTGCAACTGGGATATGGTGCTCGTTCCCGGCACATCTGGACCGCTGAGACAGATCGTACGCCGGCTATTGCAGAAAGTATTTCTCGTGATAAGGATTTGACAAAAGCATTATTACAATCTTGTGGCGTACCTGTCCCAGAAGGACGCATCGTTGACAGCGCTGAAGCAGCCTGGGAAGTAGCTAATGACATTGGTATGCCGGTAGTCGTAAAGCCTTGCGATGGAAACCATGGGCGCGGCGTTTTTATTGAATTAAGCAGCCGCGAAGAAATTGAATCGGCTTATCACATGGCCTTAAAAGAAGGCACGGAAGTATTAGTTGAACGCTATATTGCAGGTATTGAACATCGCTTGTTAATTGTTGGCGGACGGCTCATAGCTGCTACGCAAGGCGACTCGGTATCAGTAATCGGGGATGGCGCTTCAACTATAGCTGAATTAATCGAATCTCAAATCAATTCTGATCCTCGCCGTGGATCAACGGAAGATCATCCGCTAAATCTAATTCGTCTGGATAATGCAGCTCAAATGGAGATTGCCCACCAAGGCTATCATAGTGATTCAATTGTACCTAGTGGCATCAAAGTTCTGATTCAGCGTAATGGTAACCACGCATTTGATGTAACAGATCAAGTTCACCCAAGTACTGCATCCATCGCGTCACTTGCTGCACGTATCATTGGTCTGGATATTGCCGGTATTGATCTGGTGACCAGCGACATATCACGCCCACTGAGCGCACAAAATGGCGCCATTGTAGAGGTAAATGCCGGTCCAAGTTTGCTGATGCATATTAAACCGGCAGTGGGCAAACCGCGACCCGTTGGAAAAGCCATAGTTGATCATTTATTTCCAAATCAAGATAACGGTCGCATTCCTATTGTGGGAATTACGGGCAGTTATGGCAAGACAGCAGTCGCTTATCTTGTTGCCAGATTACTTATTCTTTCAGGTAAACAAACTGGCTTGGCATGCAGCAATGGTCTTTATCAGGATTACAGGCAAATTGATAAAAACAACAGTGCCAATTGGGCGGCAGCTAACCGTACACTGATGAATCCGACTGTCGAAGCCGCAGTGCTTGAGAATGGCTTTGAAGCCATACTAAACGAAGGATTGGTATACGACAGTTGCCAGATCGGCGTCATCACCAATGTTGATCCAGCCTGTCATTTTGGCCGTTATGGAATCGAAACGCTGAAACAGGTTTTTACTGTACTGCGCACACAAGTTGATGTAGTTACACCAACAGCTGCAGCTATCGATGATGTGGAAGAAGATGTAAAACTACCCATCGGCGCTGCAGTACTCAATGCCAAGGAAGAAATGTTGGTTGAGATATCCGAGTTGTGCCATGGTGAAGTAATTTTCTTCAGCATTAGCCCAGACTTACCAGCAATTACTCAACATCGCATCAACGGAACCGGTCCCAAGCAAGGTAAACGCGCTGTGATAGTGCGCAATAACACAATCATGCTTGTTACCGGTTCTGATGAATTACCACTGGTCAGATTGATGGAAATACCCGCTGCAAGTGGCGAACATAGCACGCATGAAATAGAAAATGTGTTAGCAGCTATCGGAGCTGCATGGGCATTAGGTATTGATCCTGATCTCATACGTATCGGAATTGAAACGTTTGGTTTCAGTCAGGAAAAATATAAGTCAGAGTATCAGAATCTTCCAATTGGATTACAAACTCAAGGAATCAAGCTATGA